A region of Cyprinus carpio isolate SPL01 unplaced genomic scaffold, ASM1834038v1 S000000658, whole genome shotgun sequence DNA encodes the following proteins:
- the LOC122143046 gene encoding uncharacterized protein LOC122143046 isoform X2: MVTQERYCIWNQQQITAQTLPFHFSSRQWKNLAGLPGSGAMKGVENVAIAETMFSVKGTGRGSFIAGRSVHNQRIERLWQDVWTSVTHLYYEVLHSLEEDGLLDLSDAVHLFCAHYVFLPRLTEALHTFTEGWDNHPLRSEGGLTPNQLWVMGHMQNPCDADEDLQNMELYGTDWEMFDGVPEEPYGVEVPEIECPLTPASMETVQSMIDPSASSESFGRDIYISVVQCIESLCVTQRNT; the protein is encoded by the exons ATGGTTACTCAAGAAAG ATACTGTATCTGGAACCAGCAACAAATAACTGCTCAAACACTGCCCTTTCATTTTTCCTCAAGGCAGTGGAAAAATTTGGCTGGCCTTCCAG GGTCAGGGGCGATGAAAGGCGTTGAAAATGTTGCAATTGCTGAAACCATGTTCAGTGTTAAAGGCACTGGAAGAGGGAGCTTCATCGCTGGGCGAAGCGTACACAACCAAAG gaTTGAACGCCTATGGCAAGATGTCTGGACCTCTGTCACTCATCTGTACTATGAAGTTCTTCACAGTCTAGAAGAAGATGGCCTGTTGGATTTGTCAGATGCTGTCCATCTGTTTTGTGCCCATTATGTGTTCCTTCCGCGTCTGACAGAGGCccttcacacattcacagaaggCTGGGACAACCATCCCTTACGATCTGAAGGTGGACTCACCCCTAACCAACTCTGGGTTATGGGTCACATGCAGAACCCTTGTGACGCAGATGAAGATTTGCAG AACATGGAGCTGTATGGAACTGACTGGGAGATGTTTGATGGTGTGCCTGAAGAACCTTATGGAGTTGAAGTCCCAGAAATTGAGTGCCCGCTGACTCCAGCTAGTATGGAAACTGTACAGTCCATGATCGATCCCTCTGCATCGTCAGAATCATTTGGCAGAGACATTTATATATCAGTGGTTCAGTGCATTGAAAGTCTATGTGTGACACAAAGAAACACCTAA
- the LOC122143046 gene encoding uncharacterized protein LOC122143046 isoform X1 — translation MKLCCLYRYCIWNQQQITAQTLPFHFSSRQWKNLAGLPGSGAMKGVENVAIAETMFSVKGTGRGSFIAGRSVHNQRIERLWQDVWTSVTHLYYEVLHSLEEDGLLDLSDAVHLFCAHYVFLPRLTEALHTFTEGWDNHPLRSEGGLTPNQLWVMGHMQNPCDADEDLQNMELYGTDWEMFDGVPEEPYGVEVPEIECPLTPASMETVQSMIDPSASSESFGRDIYISVVQCIESLCVTQRNT, via the exons ATGAAACTCTGTTGTCTGTATAGATACTGTATCTGGAACCAGCAACAAATAACTGCTCAAACACTGCCCTTTCATTTTTCCTCAAGGCAGTGGAAAAATTTGGCTGGCCTTCCAG GGTCAGGGGCGATGAAAGGCGTTGAAAATGTTGCAATTGCTGAAACCATGTTCAGTGTTAAAGGCACTGGAAGAGGGAGCTTCATCGCTGGGCGAAGCGTACACAACCAAAG gaTTGAACGCCTATGGCAAGATGTCTGGACCTCTGTCACTCATCTGTACTATGAAGTTCTTCACAGTCTAGAAGAAGATGGCCTGTTGGATTTGTCAGATGCTGTCCATCTGTTTTGTGCCCATTATGTGTTCCTTCCGCGTCTGACAGAGGCccttcacacattcacagaaggCTGGGACAACCATCCCTTACGATCTGAAGGTGGACTCACCCCTAACCAACTCTGGGTTATGGGTCACATGCAGAACCCTTGTGACGCAGATGAAGATTTGCAG AACATGGAGCTGTATGGAACTGACTGGGAGATGTTTGATGGTGTGCCTGAAGAACCTTATGGAGTTGAAGTCCCAGAAATTGAGTGCCCGCTGACTCCAGCTAGTATGGAAACTGTACAGTCCATGATCGATCCCTCTGCATCGTCAGAATCATTTGGCAGAGACATTTATATATCAGTGGTTCAGTGCATTGAAAGTCTATGTGTGACACAAAGAAACACCTAA
- the LOC109068506 gene encoding uncharacterized protein LOC109068506, translating into MREWVHDFCSVTGSWGRPVAYFSSKFDPVAAGMPKCLRAVASAEKAILSSREIVGYSDVTLLVPRTVSVILLEQKTSHLSTDRWLRYNAIQFRTMTISMPGATRKMGRLVREGGVTMCSSSEEFASNHGFPAFSFGLLHHPTAMEGVAGGRGMHWHKCHLVLRERDKDGGLEYFLEFYIPPKSSKPRMMVPCCSIIVVRPTTATEVPDKENTLLLQLEGQVQYVIETRHAFQIRAWIREIRNTIFLSEKEDVEGVCGSALTNLSSTPEFNDRLSQVCYGGVGGSPQLEPLPPELPPHAPLDESDSRLLGGGGASLSTPFVETFDSTGSFLFSEGSVSETVEHRLSECQWFHGSLSRLKAAQLVMAGGMASHGVFLVRQSETQHGQYVLTLNFQGKAKHLLFSFNEDGQCCVKHLWFQSIFDMLEHFRVHPIPFKSRCASDVILIGFVRATNVRKQVMPVSQVSTGEAAVGQGAQSVPTVRPQRNDSGQSVKQEMARSFPGFFRKEARGKKRFAPYTPTQPGKSFLVNFFLLEKQREKTPNVEEELQLILAGLGKRSLTLNENITHSEFSDLLLSTYPRLANIFGGWLLHKSTGGDGQRRLAVIPPDLNGYTGQQLKAVSWNGKYTMYIAPLQEELDTVPLPPEAKEFEKMPKAQCTTCKKMVPLQILPGHIKECKKQLVDLYDSDEEESCKEEDECSAALCYEKSKTAECPVCSNAFHPEIIEFHAASCGLRTSDDDGHESSDPISTFQSSEDILNWIGYQVDETNTFSICVSRTDLYNRDMQQWQRQKRTSPKCRLKVTFFAEAGIDTGALTKEFLTEMLVEIEKRLFVEGPDKKGLQEKSWQLVWHKADLALTSCVNGASNISALVTLTAFKCLPVMSQTWNCHS; encoded by the exons ATGAGAGAATGGGTTCATGACTTCTGTTCTGTTACAGGATCATGGGGGAGACCTGTGGCCTATTTTTCGAGTAAGTTTGATCCGGTAGCGGCAGGCATGCCAAAATGCCTGAGAGCTGTTGCATCTGCAGAAAAAGCTATTTTATCTTCAAGGGAAATTGTGGGGTACTCTGATGTGACTTTGCTCGTGCCACGCACGGTCTCTGTGATCCTGTTGGAACAGAAAACATCCCATTTGTCAACCGACAGATGGCTCAGGTACAATGCAATTCAATTCAGAACCATGACCATTTCCATGCCAGGTGCCACGAGGAAGATGGGCAGGCTGGTAAGGGAGGGAGGTGTGACCATGTGCTCATCTTCGGAAGAGTTCGCCAGTAATCATGGATTCCCGGCATTTTCTTTTGGACTGCTGCACCACCCCACGGCCATGGAAGGAGTTGCAGGTGGAAGGGGGATGCATTGGCATAAGTGCCATCTAGTTCTGAGAGAACGAGATAAGGATGGAGGCTTGGAATATTTCCTGGAGTTTTACATCCCACCTAAG TCATCCAAGCCCAGAATGATGGTCCCATGTTGCTCTATTATTGTTGTGAGGCCCACTACAGCCACAGAGGTGCCAGACAAAGAGAACACCCTTCTTCTGCAG tTGGAAGGTCAGGTGCAGTACGTGATCGAGACCAGACATGCGTTTCAGATTAGAGCTTGGATTAGGGAAATCAGAAATaccatttttttaag TGAGAAAGAGGATGTTGAGGGAGTGTGCGGCAGTGCTCTCACCAACCTCAGCAGTACACCAGAATTCAACGACCGCCTGTCTCAAG TGTGTTATGGTGGAGTTGGTGGTTCTCCTCAGCTGGAGCCTCTGCCTCCCGAGTTGCCACCCCATGCCCCTCTTGATGAATCAGACAGTCGACTGCTTGGTGGGGGCGGAGCCAGTCTTAGCACACCTTTTGTAGAAACTTTTGATTCCACAG GATCGTTCCTGTTCTCCGAAGGTTCTGTTTCAGAGACGGTGGAACATCGTCTGAGTGAGTGTCAGTGGTTTCACGGTTCACTCTCCCGTCTTAAGGCAGCCCAGCTTGTGATGGCGGGCGGCATGGCCAGCCATGGAGTGTTCCTTGTAAGGCAGAGTGAGACACAGCATGGGCAGTATGTCCTCACCTTAAACTTCCAGGGCAAAGCAAAG CACTTGCTCTTCTCCTTCAATGAGGATGGACAGTGTTGTGTGAAGCATCTCTGGTTCCAGTCCATTTTTGACATGTTGGAGCATTTCCGTGTGCACCCCATTCCCTTTAAGTCTAGGTGCGCCTCTGATGTCATCCTCATCGGTTTTGTGAGGGCCACGAATGTCCGGAAACAAG tcatGCCAGTCAGTCAAGTCAGTACAGGAGAAGCTGCTGTTGGACAGGGAGCGCAGTCAGTGCCGACAGTGAGGCCTCAGCGCAATGACTCTGGGCAGTCTGTGAAACAAGAAATGGCTCG GTCTTTTCCTGGATTTTTCCGAAAGGAGGCAAGAGGCAAAAAGCGTTTTGCACCATATACACCAACACAACCTGGGAAGAGctttttggtgaacttttttcTTCTTGAAAAGCAACGTGAAAAAACACCAAATGTAGAAGAGGAACTGCAGCTTATACTGGCTGGCCTTGGAAAACGTTCATTAACCCTTAATGAAAACATCACACATTCAGAG ttttcagATTTGCTTTTGAGCACATATCCAAGACTGGCAAATATCTTTGGAGGCTGGTTGCTGCATAAGTCCACAG GTGGGGATGGGCAGCGGAGATTGGCTGTTATCCCTCCAGATTTAAATGGATACACCGGCCAGCAGCTAAAAGCAGTGAGCTGGAATGGAAAATATACAATGTACATTGCTCCTTTACAAGAAGAACTGGATACAGTTCCTTTACCACCAGAAGCAAAGGAATTTGAGAAGATGCCTAAAGCTCAGTGTACAACCTGCAAGAAAATGGTTCCGCTTCAGATTCTTCCAGGACACATAAAGGAATGCAAGAAACAACTTGTAGATTTGTATGATTCTGATGAAGAA GAAAGCTGCAAGGAAGAAGATGAATGCTCAGCTGCCCTTTGCTACGAGAAAAGCAAG ACAGCTGAGTGTCCTGTGTGCAGTAATGCATTTCATCCTGAAATCATTGAGTTCCATGCAGCCAGTTGCGGATTACG AACTTCAGATGATGATGGCCATGAGTCAAGTGATCCAATCAGTACCTTTCAAAG ttctgagGACATTTTAAATTGGATCGGTTATCAAGTTGATGAGACAAACACATTTTCCATCTGTGTGTCGCGAACTGATCTCTACAACAGAGACATGCAACAGTGGCAACGGCAGAAGAGGACCTCACCCAAATGTAGACTTAAGGTCACATTCTTTGCCGAGGCAGGCATTGATACTGGTGCCCTTACCAAAGAATTCCTCACAG AAATGCTGGTAGAAATAGAAAAAAGACTCTTTGTTGAAGGTCCAGATAAGAAAG GACTGCAGGAGAAGTCATGGCAGCTAGTCTGGCACAAGGCGGACCTTGCCCTAACTTCCTGCGTGAATGGTGCTTCAAATATCTCTGCTCTGGTGACTCTGACAGCATTCAAGTGTCTGCCAGTGATGTCACAGACTTGGAACTGTCACAGCTAA